A DNA window from Streptomyces sp. 71268 contains the following coding sequences:
- the narH gene encoding nitrate reductase subunit beta has protein sequence MPPRKAPIGRVMAQVAMVMNLDKCIGCHTCSVTCKQTWTNRQGTEYVWFNNVETRPGQGYPRRYEDQETWRGGWELRRGKLVPRSGGRLRRLSRIFANPELPELSDYYEPWTYDYANLTDAPLGDDVPTAPPHSQIDGRPMAVTTGPNWDDDLGGGPEHTARDPLLERISETVRLEYQDAFMFYLPRICEHCLNPSCVAVCPSGAMYKRVEDGIVLVDQDRCRGWRMCVSGCPYKKVYFNHSSGKAEKCTFCYPRIEAGEPTVCSETCVGRLRYLGVILYDADRVDRAAAVPDEKDLYEAQLECFLDPGDPEVIRAAEASGIPHDWLTAARRSPVHALISQYRVALPLHPEYRTMPMVWYVPPLSPIVDALSKGGHDGEDAANLFGAIDTLRIPLSYLAELFTAGDVEPVAAALRRLGAMRAHMRHHNLGEEPDPAIAASVGMDPTAIEAMYRLLALAKYDERYVIPTSYVAEPGSPLDTGCSLDGDGGPGMYEADAFHTAPGAGPEPEHAGLALRGRVNLLNWNGSGRPDGLFPEATA, from the coding sequence ATGCCCCCGCGCAAGGCGCCCATCGGCCGGGTGATGGCCCAGGTCGCCATGGTCATGAACCTCGACAAGTGCATCGGCTGCCACACCTGCTCGGTCACCTGCAAGCAGACGTGGACCAACCGGCAGGGCACCGAGTACGTCTGGTTCAACAACGTCGAGACCCGCCCCGGACAGGGTTACCCGCGCCGGTACGAGGACCAGGAGACCTGGCGCGGCGGCTGGGAACTCAGGCGCGGCAAGCTCGTCCCCCGCTCGGGCGGCCGGCTGCGCCGGCTCTCGCGGATCTTCGCCAACCCGGAGCTGCCCGAGCTGTCCGACTACTACGAGCCGTGGACGTACGACTACGCCAACCTCACCGACGCGCCGCTGGGTGACGACGTGCCCACCGCGCCGCCGCACTCCCAGATCGACGGCCGGCCCATGGCCGTCACCACCGGCCCCAACTGGGACGACGACCTCGGCGGCGGCCCCGAACACACCGCGCGGGACCCGCTCCTGGAGCGCATCAGCGAGACCGTGCGCCTGGAGTACCAGGACGCGTTCATGTTCTACCTGCCGCGCATCTGCGAGCACTGCCTGAACCCCTCGTGCGTGGCCGTCTGCCCGTCCGGAGCGATGTACAAGCGCGTCGAGGACGGCATCGTCCTGGTCGACCAGGACCGCTGCCGTGGCTGGCGGATGTGCGTCAGCGGCTGCCCGTACAAGAAGGTCTACTTCAACCACTCCTCCGGCAAGGCCGAGAAGTGCACCTTCTGCTACCCGCGCATCGAGGCCGGCGAGCCCACCGTGTGCTCCGAGACCTGCGTGGGCCGGCTGCGCTACCTCGGCGTCATCCTCTACGACGCCGACCGGGTCGACCGGGCGGCGGCCGTACCGGACGAGAAGGACCTCTACGAGGCCCAGTTGGAGTGCTTCCTCGACCCCGGCGACCCGGAGGTGATCCGCGCGGCCGAGGCGTCCGGCATCCCGCACGACTGGCTCACCGCCGCCCGCCGCTCCCCCGTACACGCCCTGATCAGCCAGTACCGGGTGGCCCTGCCGCTGCACCCGGAGTACCGCACGATGCCGATGGTCTGGTACGTCCCGCCGCTGTCGCCCATCGTGGACGCGCTGTCCAAGGGCGGCCACGACGGCGAGGACGCGGCCAACCTGTTCGGCGCCATCGACACGCTGCGCATCCCGCTCTCCTACCTGGCCGAACTCTTCACCGCCGGCGACGTGGAGCCGGTGGCCGCCGCCCTGCGCCGGCTCGGCGCCATGCGCGCCCACATGCGCCACCACAACCTCGGCGAGGAGCCCGACCCCGCCATCGCGGCCAGCGTGGGCATGGATCCGACGGCGATCGAGGCCATGTACCGGCTGCTCGCCCTGGCCAAGTACGACGAGCGCTACGTCATCCCCACCAGCTACGTCGCCGAGCCCGGCAGCCCGCTGGACACCGGGTGCAGCCTGGACGGCGACGGCGGGCCCGGCATGTACGAGGCCGACGCCTTCCACACCGCCCCCGGCGCGGGCCCCGAGCCCGAACACGCCGGGCTCGCGCTGCGCGGCCGGGTCAACCTACTGAACTGGAACGGCTCCGGCCGCCCGGACGGTCTCTTCCCGGAGGCCACCGCGTGA
- the narJ gene encoding nitrate reductase molybdenum cofactor assembly chaperone has protein sequence MSAPAIHQAASLLLYYPDQDWHGRLDAVAEQLRTTRHPAAGPLLRFCSEAERVPVLEAAAHYTDVFDRTHRRTLHLTYYTDGDTRRRGGALAALREVYRAAGWEPDPAELPDHLPLMLEFAARCPRAGTRLLRGHRAGIELLRLALEERGTRYAHVLDAVSATLPGPRPADRAAARRLARTGPPTEHVGLEPFTARPPS, from the coding sequence ATGAGCGCGCCCGCCATCCACCAGGCGGCGTCGCTGCTGCTCTACTACCCCGACCAGGACTGGCACGGCCGGCTCGACGCGGTCGCTGAGCAACTGCGCACCACACGCCACCCGGCCGCCGGGCCGCTGCTGCGGTTCTGCTCCGAGGCCGAGCGGGTCCCGGTGCTCGAAGCCGCCGCGCACTACACCGACGTCTTCGACCGCACCCACCGGCGCACCCTGCACCTGACGTACTACACCGACGGCGACACCCGCCGCAGGGGCGGCGCGCTCGCCGCGCTGCGCGAGGTCTACCGCGCCGCCGGCTGGGAGCCCGACCCGGCCGAACTCCCCGACCACCTGCCCCTGATGCTGGAGTTCGCCGCCCGCTGCCCGCGCGCCGGCACCCGGCTGCTGCGCGGCCACCGCGCCGGCATCGAACTCCTCCGGCTGGCGCTTGAGGAGCGCGGCACCCGCTACGCCCACGTCCTGGACGCCGTCAGCGCCACCCTGCCCGGCCCGCGCCCCGCCGACCGCGCCGCCGCCCGCAGGCTGGCCCGTACCGGGCCGCCCACCGAACACGTCGGCCTCGAACCCTTCACCGCCCGCCCCCCGTCCTGA